The window ACGAAATAATCCCGAACTGATGACATCTTTGCTTCACCGGGAATTGTGACATCTGTTAGTGGATAGTGAATTCCCATCGCTGAATAGTAATGAGCAGATTGCGGATTGTATGGAAGCAGTTCGATGTTGTAGATCCCATTTTCACACATGATATCAGCTATTGTTGAGAGGCATCGCCAATCATCCGTATAACCTGGGACTATGGGTGTGCGAATGACTATTTTATCTGGATTTCGAGAGGCTAAAAATTTCAGGTTCTCTTTGATCTTTTCAAAGTCACCTACAGCCCCAGAAGAACAACGTTCTGAGAAGCAAGGTCTCAAACCGTAAAGCCAACAATCCACCACTTCAGTTAAGATTTCGAAATTACGGCGGGGCAGCGATCCTGAAGTTTCTACTGCCGTGTGAAATCCTTTCGTAGCACATATTTTCAGCAATTCATGCAATGACTGATACTGAAGAAGAGGCTCCCCTCCGCACACTGTAAGCCCACCAATCCGTTTAAGAAGATTCAATTGTGGTTCAATAAATCGGAATAGATCTGCAGGTTCAGCTTCGACAGTAGGCATAGCCAAAGCACCCGAAATTGACGGACCCGGAATGACTGTGCGACAGACCTTTACACACTGTCCACACTGTTTACAATGAGAACGGTCGAGATAATGTGAGCCATTTTCAATCCTGTGAACTCCATTAGGACATGCCTTCTCACAATCGCCGCAAAGGATGCATCGATCACTAAAAAATAATAATGGAGACTCAAAAGACCAGGAGTGAGGTGAATGACACCATGGGCAGCGGAGCATGCATCCCTGAAGAAAAAGCACGACTCTCGTCCCGGGTCCGTCTAAGATGGAATTCCATGAAATACCAAAATATCGAAGCAAGAATTACACAACCATTTATTTTTAAATAATCATCGTTTTAATAATGTTCCGCCCGTGTTTATTTACCCTCACTGTCATTCATACCTGCCCTTTAAACATCAGCTACTTTTTATTATTTCAGGTCCAATACTTAAGTAATTCGGAAACTATAAAACTAAGTATGGCATTTCTTGAATAAATTGAACGGTTGCATAACCTTTGTGGTATAAACTATAAAAATTAAACAGGAGATCGGAACATGGGGAAAGGATATACAGGAAAAATTCTGTGGGTTAATCTTAACGACGATGCTAAGAATCAGTTCTCGGAGGAGTTCATTCCGGACGAGGTATACGAACAATTTCTCGGCGGGTATGGCTTAGCTGCAAAGATTATTTTTGACAACCAGGAAAAAGAACTCTCTCAATTTGACTCTAAAAAT of the ANME-2 cluster archaeon genome contains:
- a CDS encoding glycyl-radical enzyme activating protein, with amino-acid sequence MLRYFGISWNSILDGPGTRVVLFLQGCMLRCPWCHSPHSWSFESPLLFFSDRCILCGDCEKACPNGVHRIENGSHYLDRSHCKQCGQCVKVCRTVIPGPSISGALAMPTVEAEPADLFRFIEPQLNLLKRIGGLTVCGGEPLLQYQSLHELLKICATKGFHTAVETSGSLPRRNFEILTEVVDCWLYGLRPCFSERCSSGAVGDFEKIKENLKFLASRNPDKIVIRTPIVPGYTDDWRCLSTIADIMCENGIYNIELLPYNPQSAHYYSAMGIHYPLTDVTIPGEAKMSSVRDYFVKRGFVTKIVG